Genomic window (Candidatus Methanoperedens sp.):
GTGGCACAGCTCCGCAGCCGGATGACCAGATGTATGAAATTACTGAGCAGAACAACCTTCTCCGCTATACAGGCAACGGCACAGATTGGGTCGCAAACAGTACCAGTGCTGTAAGTGCCGTAGCGGGTGCAGGTTCAAAAGCGCCAGTATATGAGATAAGAATTCCACTATCTGAAATAGGCAGCCCTTCTAATAACACGCCTATAAATTTCTTATTTGAGAACGTATGTACCGGCAGCGGTGATTTTATAGAGAGGCACACATATTTCCCGAAAAACCCAAACGCCAGCGAAAAGGATCCAAGTTCGTGGGGATTGATAACATTCAGGAGCCTCACGGATTATGTTCAGATAGCCAATCCATCAGGAACTTCTTATATGATTGCGGATCTAAAGGATGGTTTCAGGTATGACTTCACAGCTAAGGCCGTGGATAATGTCGGCAATACAGGTCAGCGTTCAGACCCATTGATTATTCAGACTGCGGGAGATCTCGGTTACAATATCTCAGGGTACGTTTTTAATTACCTTGGAAATCCAATACCAAATGTTCGTGTCCAGACGCCCAAAGACTATATCGTAAGTTCGCATTCAAATGGCGATTATTTCTTAGAAGAGCTGATTAATTTTACTTATGATGTTACTGCAAGCAGCGGAGTTTACAGCAGCGATATCACACAAGTTACAGTAAATGGCGCTGATGTTCATAATGTCAATATCACAATTCCGCATATTACAGTAAACGCCACAGACTTGGTCACTGCATGCGGGAATTTCTATTGCAACTCAACATGGACTGCTGGAGGTAACACTACATCGTTTAATATAAGCCAAAATGAAACCTGGTATAATGGCACTACCAATAATTATTTTAACGTCTCGATCAGCCCGCATGAATACAGCAATATCACAGTGTCTGGTTACAATGACTATACGACAGCTCTTAGTATTGGAAGTGTAACGCAGAACACTTCAATCCAGAACAATCCTGTTACAATAGGCAACATATCAGATAACTATTCATTGATCGAAGGGCAAACCCTCATCATATATCCAAATTCAACCGATGCGGACAGTGACACTCCGACGTTTGCCAGGAATTTCACGAACGGTACGTTCTACACGAATAACGGCACAATGCTCTGGACGACTACGGGCAGCGATATAGGCATTCATTCCTGGCAGATAAACGTGACTGATGGGTATGGTTCGGTTTCCTCTGCAAATTTCACGGTAACCGTGAATTCATTCGAAGTGAGCCTGACAAATATATCTGCTTTAACAAATACTACTTTTGCAGGAACAAATGCGATCTATATTCTCAATCTGACCAATAACGGTACAGCAGGAGCGGATACGTATAATCTCACGATCGATAATACAAACGGAGCATCCGCTTCCTTGAACGTCTCCCCGGATTTTGTGTATGTGCCTCAAGCCGGAAGCGTAATATTCGCACTCAATGTAACCAATGCATCGTCAGGAATATTCCGTGTCAATGTCACAGCAACCTCGGTGAATAACTCAAATAAGATTGCATACATCAATACCACAACGACTGTGAATGCTGTCAGGGCAGTCAGCCTGAGTGTGGATCCTACTGCAAGGACCACATCAGCTGGAACCAATGCAACCTACGTACTCAACATCACCAACAACGGCAGCGACCCGGATACCTATACTCTCCTTGTAACCAATGCCAGCAGTGCCTCCGTAGCATTGCTGAACATCTCCTCCCCAACATCCACGCTCGGTTCAGGTCAGAGCCTGATCCTCGCCCTTAACGTCACCAATACCTCTTCAGGCACATTCCTTGTGAATGTAACCGCAACCTCAAGCAGCGATGCCACGAAATTCGCCTATGTCAATACCACAACGACTGTGAATGCGGTCAGGGCAGTTAACCTGACCGTAAATCCAAGCGAACAGGCAACATCCACAGGCACCAATGCCACCTATCTCCTCAACCTCACCAATAACGGTACTGATGCAGATACCTATACTCTCGTCGTTACTAACGCAAACAATGCATCAACCGCTTTGTTGAATACCTCATTGAGCCAGAGCCTGAATGCAGGGCAGAGCCTGATATTGGCTCTTAACGTGACCAATTCATCAGCAGGTTCAGGTACTTTCAATGTAAATGTAAGTGCCACCTCAAGCGATCCTACTAAGTTCGCGTTCGTCAATACCACAACGACTGTGAATGCGGTCAGGGCAGCCAACCTGACCGTAAATCCAGGCGAACAGGCAACATCCACAGGCACCAATGCCACCTATATCCTCAACCTCACCAATAACGGTACTGATGCAGATACCTATACTCTCCTTGTAACCAATTCCAGCAGTGCCTCCGTAGCATTGCTGAACATCTCCTCCCCAACATCAACGCTCAGTCCGGGTCAGAGCCTGATCTTCGCCCTTAACGTCACCAATGCCTCTTTGGGCACATTCCTTGTGAATGTAACCGCAACGTCAAGCAACGATGCCACGAAATTCGGCTATGTCAATACCACCACGACTGTGAATGCGGTCAGGGCAGTCAGCCTTACAGTAAATACAGCCGCCCAGACAACATCTGCCGGAACCAATGCCACCTACGTACTCAACCTCACCAATAACGGTACTGATGCAGATACCTATACTCTCCTTGTAACCAATTCCAGCAGTGCCTCCGTAGCATTGCTGAACATCTCCTCCCCAACATCCATGCTCAGTCCGGGTCAGAGCCTGATCTTCGCCCTTAACGTGACCAATACCTCTTCGGGCACGTTCAAGGTGAATGTAACCGCAACCTCAAGCAGCGATGCCACGAAATTCGCCTATGTCAATACCACAACGACTGTGAATGCTGTCAGGGCTGTTAGTTTAAGCATAGATGCTCCTTCAAAGGACACCGATGCCGGCGTGAATGCCACCTACGTGCTCAATCTTACCAATAACGGCAGCGACCCGGATTCCTATGCCTTGCTGGTAACCAACGCGAGCAATGCCTCTGTAGCGGCTCTCAATATCTCCTCGCCCACTTCTACGCTCAGTCCGGGTCAGAGCCTGATCTTCGCCCTTAACGTGACCAATACCTCTTCGGGTACGTTCAAGGTGAATGTAACCGCAATCTCGCAGGGCAACAATTCGAAGTTCGCCAGCGTGAATACCACAACTGTGATGGGTGCTATCCGGGGTGTCAGTTTAAGCATAGACGCTCCTTCAAAGAGCACCGACGCCGGCGTGAATGCCACCTACGTGCTCAATCTTACCAATAACGGTACTGATGCGGATACCTATACTCTCCTTGTAACCAATTCCAGCAGTGCTTCCGTAGCATTGCTGAACATCTCCTCCCCAACATCCACGCTCGGTTCAGGTCAGAGCCTGATCTTCGCCCTTAACGTCACCAATACTTCTTCGGGTAACTTCAGCGTCAATGTAACCGCAACCTCAAGCATCAATGCCACAAAATTCGCCTATGTCAATACCACAACGGCTGTGAATGCGGTCAGGGCAGTCAGCCTGACCATCAATACAACTGCCCAGACAACATCAGCCGGAACCAATGCCACCTATATCCTCAACCTCACCAATAACGGTACTGATGCAGATACCTATACTCTCATCGTTACTAACGCAAACAGTGCCTCAACCGCTCTTCTGAATACCTCATTGAGCCAGAGCCTGAATGCAGGACAGAGTGTTATATTCGCCCTTAACGTCACCAATACCTCCTCAGGCACATTCCTCGTGAATGTAACCGCAACCTCAGGCAACGATGCCACAAAATTCGCCTATGTCAATACCACCACGATTGTGAATGCAGTCCCGACTTACATACCTCCGACCCCGACAGATTTATCGAGCACTCAGGGTAATTTCTGGATAAACTACACATGGAGTGCAGGGAGCGGGAGCGTAACGGATTCATACAATGTAAGCGTCAACGGCACATGGCATAACGGAACAAACAGTACCTATTACAATAATTCAGGTTTAGCTCCACATGGCTGGAGCAACATCTCGGTCTATTCCTTCAACAATTCAGGCACGGGCACGCTGAACAGCACTGCCGTATCCCAGAACACCCGGGTGCCGAACAACGTACCTGTCCAGGCATCGATCGGCAACAAGAACGTGTACGAGAACGAGACATTGAGCTTCACGGTCTCTGCAACAGACGCAGACGGCGATACCATGACCTTCGGCACCAATGCATCAAAAGGCAGCCTCAATACAACAACAGGCTTATTCACCTGGACGCCCACGTTCGGGGACTCAGGGATTTACGTCTGGTACTTCAATTCAAGCGACGGGTACGAAGGTATAGCGACTGAAACCATAACAGTGACCGTGAACAATATCCCATTAACAATCACCTCGCGTTCACCCGGCACCGACCCGACCACAATCGTAGATACAGGTCAGACCTTCACTGTAAACCTGAACAGGAGTGCAAACGTCACCTGGTACATCAACGGCATATCTGTCCAGGGAAACACCAGCATAACCTCGGCAAGCTATACCAACCTAACTTCCGGTGTGGGTGTGCATAACCTAACAGCAATGGTATCCGATGCTTTCGATACCACTCCAACCATGTGGAACTGGACTGTAACTGCATTCCCGACCCACATGCCCCCGACCCCTTCCAATCTTACCAGCAGCACAGGATATTACTTCGTGAACCACAGCTGGCAGGCAGGAGACGGGAACGTAACGGACAGCTATAACGTCAGCGTAAACGGCACATGGCAAAACGACACGACCGGTACCTATTACAACAATTCAGGGTTGTCTGCACACGGTTGGAGCAACATCTCGGTCTATTCCTTCAACACTTCAGGCACAGGAGCCCTTAACGAAACCCCGGTAACCGCAAATACCCAGGTTCCCAACAACGTTCCTGTCCTCACACCAATCGTAGATAAAGTCGTGACTGCAGGCATCTGGCTGAATTTCACAGTCGTTGCGACGGATGCAGACGGCGATCCTTTAACCTACGGCACCAATGCCACCAGGGGAGCACTCGATCCTGCATCAGGTAACTTTAACTGGTCAACCACAGGCAGCGATGTGGGAACCTATGTGTGGTACTTCAGCTCAAGTGATACCTACGGCGGTGTTGCATCAGGAACAATAACAGTGACCGTGACTGCTGCTCCCACGTATCTCCCGCCAAGCCCGGTGAACCTTGCCAGCACCACAGGGAATTTCTATGTCAACCATACCTGGAATGCAGGCTCAGGAAACGTAACCCACAGCTATAAAGTGAGTGTGAATGGTACATTTCAAAATATTGGGTTGAACTGGAGTGCTGGTATCCCAGTGGGAGTTGGTATTCTTGCATTGACTTATGCTGGAAACGGAACTGTTATCGCTGGTGATTACTCTAATGGTAATATTTATCGTTCAACAGACTATGGTCAAACCTGGGGTGCTGGTATTTCAGTTGGAAGTAGTATTGGTGGACTAACCTATACTGGCAACGGGGTTATTATCGCTGCTGATAGCAATAACGGTAATATTTATCGTTCGACAGACTATGGTCAAACCTGGAGTGCTGGTATTCCAGTCGGGAGTGCTATTTTTGAATTGACGTATGCTGAAAACGGAACAGTTATCGCTGCTGATAGCAATAACGGTAATATTTATCGTTCAACCGACTATGGTCAAACCTGGAGTGCTGGTATTCCAGTTGGGAGTGTTTATTATGCATCGACTTATGCCGGAAACGGAACTGTTATCGCTGGTGATTATGCCAATGGTAATATTTATCGTTCCACAGACTATGGTCAAACCTGGAGTGCTGGTATTCCAGTCGGGAGTAGTATTGGTGTAATAACCTACGCTGGAAACGGAATTGTATTCGCTGCTGATAGCAATAACGGTAATATCTATCGTTCAACCGATTATGGTCAAACCTGGAGTGCTGGTATTCCAGTCGGGAGTGTTATTTTTGCATTGACTTATGCAGGCAACGGAATTGTTATCGCTGGTGAGGACAGTGACGGTGATATTTATCGTTCAACCGACTATGGTCAAACCTGGAGTGCTGATATTCTAGTCGGGAGTGGTATTGATGGGATAATCTATATTGGAAATGGAATTGTTATCGCTGGTGATTACAAAAACGGTAATATTTATCGTTCGGATCCTACCTATACTACGCATACCTATTACAACAATTCAGGGTTGTCTGCACACGGATGGAGCAACATCTCGGTCTATTCCTTCAACAATTCAGGCACAGGAACCCTTAACGAAACCCCGGTAACCGCAAACACCCAGGTTCCCAACAATCCGGTCTCGATAGGGAATGTATCGAGCAGCTACACATTAACCGCGGGTGACATGTTATCGATATATCCGACTTCGAGCGATCTGGACGGCGACACTCCCACGTTTGCCAGTAATTTCACCAACGGTACGTTCTACGCGAATAACGGCACACTGTTCTGGACGACAACGGGCAGCGATGAAGGCATCCATTCCTGGCAGATAAACGTGACAGACGGGTACGGGTCGGTCTCCTTTGCAAATTTCACGGTAACCGTGACCGCAGTACTTGCACCCAACATCACTTCCTGGGGCAATAACAAGACCAACAATGAGAGCTTGACTTTAACCCTGAACAATAGCGAAGGCATAAGGTTCAATGCCACTGCAAACCAGAGTATAACCACATGGACATGGTTCCAGGACGACGTTAACCAGAACAATAACTATGACAATTTCTCAACCAGCCTCACTGGCGGAAATCATACCATTAAAGTCAATGCAACCAATGGTAACGGGGTAAGCAATACTATTACCTGGATTGTTACGATAACTCCAACGCCAACCATCTCACCGGTAATCACAGGCTTTGCTCCTTCTTCGCCCGTAATTGATATCGTGGGTGCAACTAGAACCTTCAACATCACCGTTAACCAGACCGTGAACGTAACCTGGTATGTCAACGGAACGCAGGCTCAGACAAATACGAGTGTGACTAATGCAGGTTATACCAACGCCAGTGCAGGACTTGGCGTATGGAACGTAACAGCCACTGCAGCCAATTCCAATGGTGTCGTATCACAGGTATGGATATGGAATGTGACAGCAGCACCGAGTGGAGCACCTAACATAACCAGTTTTGCTCCTTCTTCGCCCGTAAATGATATCGTGGGTGTAACTAGAATATTCAACATCACCGTTAACCAGACCGTGAACGTAACCTGGTACATCAACGGAACGCAGGCTCAGACCAATATCAGTGTGACCGATGCCAGTTATACCAACACCAGTGCAGTCCTTGGAGTATGGAACATATCAGCAAATGCAGCCAATTCCAATGGCGTTGTTTCACAGGCGTGGATCTGGAACGTGACAGCAGCCCCGACAGGAACACCTAATATAACCAGTTTTGCCCCGGCTTCGCCTGTAAACGATATCGTGGGTGCAACTAGAACATTCAACATCATCGTTAACCAGATCGTGAATATAACATGGTACATCAACGGAACTCAGGTTCAGACAAGTATGAGTGTGACCGGTGCCAGTTATACTAACACCAGTGCAGTCCTTGGAGTATGGAACATAACAGCCACTGCAACCAATTCCAATGGTGTTGTATCACAGGTATGGATGTGGAACGTGGCAGCAGCACCAACCCCGGCACCCACTCGGAAATCTGTTACCGGCGGCGGTGGGGGTGGCGGAGGTGGAGAAGGCGCAAAATCCTCGGAACCGCCCATAAACATTGAGTCGTTTGAGCTTGCGGAACAATACTTAGGAGCAAATACTCCTGCCTCTTATATATTCACTACACCAAACCTTGTAATTTCTGAAGTGTTAATAACTCCTGCAAGGAACTTTGGAACTACAAGCATAAGAATAGAAACGCTCAAAAATTTATCAAACAGAGAAGGGATGACACCACCCCCAGGAATTGTTTATAAATATGTTAATATCTGGGTCGGTGCAGGGGATATCGATAGTCCAGACAGCATCATAGACGCATTCATAGGGTTTGAAGTCGATCGCGGCTGGCTTGCGCAGAATAACCTTGAGGAGAATAATATAAGACTTCTTAGATGGGACGGAAGCAAGTGGAACTCGCTGGATACTCAGCCAACGAGCAGTGATGAAACATTCGCATATTATTATTCAAGAACCAACGCATTCTCGCCTTTTGCAATAGTTGCCCTTCCCCTTTATCCATCTGCCACAGCTCAGGCAGGCGAAACTCCAATAACAGAGGCTCCAATGCAAGAGCTAATAAAACAGTTGGCGGTAGAACGGGTATCCTGGCTGTGGATGTATGCATTAATTGCTTTGATACTTATCAGCCTTGCCCTTTATAAATTAAGTAAATACCAAAAAAAGGCAATTAAAGTTTATGAAGCTGTGGCGATAAAGCCAGAGAATGCCGATGCATGGTATGGTAAAGGCGCCGAGCTTCAGGAGATAGGGAAATACGAAGAGGCAATAAAATCTTATGATAAGGCTATAGAGATAAATCCAGAATATTCCAATGCTTGGAATAACAAAGGTTTTGCCCTCTATGAATTAGGGAAATACGAAGAGGCAGCAAAGGCATATGATAAAGCAAGAGAGATAATCCATCGAAGCAGGCAATCGGATGAGGACTCTTTATGAATGGTCTTTAATTTATTCTGTTCTTAACAATGCTTTGCAGCATAAGAGTAAAGATGCCACCTATGTCTCCCTGGATGTACTGAGGCTGATACGTGAGGCAGAAGACAAGGTGAAACGGCTTGCTCCAGGTGAATATAGAAAAATTCTTATAGATGCTGTAAATCCTTGACGTCTTAATTGATTACGAAATTGTGGGAAATTATAAGAACTTACGGAAAGCATTGCTGCATAAAAGCGATACTGTTGCGCATTTGGCCATAGACCTTCTCAGGAAAATCAAAGAGGAAGATCAGAAAATTAAGGAAATAGAGCAACTCACGCAAAAGGGAACGAATCTCCAGATACAAAATGTGAGTTTTTTATGCACAATATTGAAAAAAATCAAAGAAGATCGACATCCAATTTTAATGAGCATTAAAAAGATAGAAAAGTATAATAGCATGACATGACATAACATTCAATGACCTGTACATAGGATAAATCGTAATGATGTCATGGCTGGGATAAGGTAAGTCAAATTGATTCTTTGATAGGAGAGTCTATCGACTTTCAGTAATTAATCCACCACATATTGTTGCGATTATAAAAGATAGTAGGATGGGAGGAATATAAAAATGAACTTAAAAATGGTAATGGTATTGTTGACTCTGGCTTTTATCCAGGGAGCGTCAGCACAACATACCCAAAACGCTGCGTGCGAATCTGCAGGTTGTCATAAGTACCCATCGGTATTTCTAAAAAATACCGTAAGTATACAGGGTATGTAACAATCAGGAGGTTATCATGAAAAATAGAAATATTAAAAAATATAGAATCTTGAGACAAAGTGTGATGATCTCGATTATATTTTTCTCAATAGTAGTTTCTATCAATGCGGCAAGTGCTGTCGATAAAACGTACTACTGGACCCCATCGTCAGGAGCTATAGGTTCGTCAGGATTTACAGCCGACTGGGGAAATTGTAATGCTAAACCAACTTCTTACAGAATCACTACGCTCACCAGTACAGGATTCACATGCCTCAGCGATTATTTGACAAAGACTACATCTGGCGACCAGTATCTGGCAATTTATCCTACAGCATATAGTTCTGATACTAAAATAGCAGGCAAAACAGGTGCTACTTTTTATTTGTCAAGTCAAAAGGCCGGCTATACTGCAACATATCGCTTTGATATGGGATATGCTGTGGGAGGCACTTTTACATCATTGGGATATGTGACACAGAGTTCTTATAAAGGTAAAAACAATATCATAAATCTGAGTAACATTAGCGGTACCGCCCCCGCGGGATCATATCTTGCATTGAAAGTCTCGGTAACAACTTCAAAGGGCGGAAGAGTAAATCTGGGAACAAATGGTGGTTCTACCGGCTCAAACAGCGGCCGTTTCTATGTTACAGAGACCGCTGCAGCACCTACCCCGTTAAACGGAACGAGTCTGACAAATATAACACCACTCACCCAGTCAACTGTTGCTAGCGTGAATGCCACCTACGTGCTCAA
Coding sequences:
- a CDS encoding PGF-pre-PGF domain-containing protein, with amino-acid sequence MRLFIYLIGIALIIGVASADVSIVDDTLFNLGNGAFIKVLAVQNSTNITVYSSTNSPASTLQFYINGTAIRFTANTNKTLSNISYDNATDVVTYTGNGTDGYLNVSTRMQVSSVNYGLKVDGVVDQRQQSNATGWVTFNYTGWSPNLHVFEISNRTYIPPAPTNLINVSDNFYVNHSWQAGSGNITDSYNVSVNGTWHNGANSTYYNNSGLAPHGWSNISVYSYNSSGTGTMNTTAVSQNTRVPDNPVTITNISDSYNLNDSETLYIAANCTDIDGDTCIFNRNFTQGTFDSSTGILNWQAGYGNYSWQINVTDGFGSVSRKNFTVAVNDIHPPSQVTNFHNSTIPTADSVNVAWNASNDGANGSGIKEYRIERTNESFNYMTIDRPIINATGIASGYENDSYWYTFKTNEPVNCQGCHVNGRTRIGNFWTKYNTTYLYVMVHAPDNDTNISDDNISLAFDVNRDSGTAPQPDDQMYEITEQNNLLRYTGNGTDWVANSTSAVSAVAGAGSKAPVYEIRIPLSEIGSPSNNTPINFLFENVCTGSGDFIERHTYFPKNPNASEKDPSSWGLITFRSLTDYVQIANPSGTSYMIADLKDGFRYDFTAKAVDNVGNTGQRSDPLIIQTAGDLGYNISGYVFNYLGNPIPNVRVQTPKDYIVSSHSNGDYFLEELINFTYDVTASSGVYSSDITQVTVNGADVHNVNITIPHITVNATDLVTACGNFYCNSTWTAGGNTTSFNISQNETWYNGTTNNYFNVSISPHEYSNITVSGYNDYTTALSIGSVTQNTSIQNNPVTIGNISDNYSLIEGQTLIIYPNSTDADSDTPTFARNFTNGTFYTNNGTMLWTTTGSDIGIHSWQINVTDGYGSVSSANFTVTVNSFEVSLTNISALTNTTFAGTNAIYILNLTNNGTAGADTYNLTIDNTNGASASLNVSPDFVYVPQAGSVIFALNVTNASSGIFRVNVTATSVNNSNKIAYINTTTTVNAVRAVSLSVDPTARTTSAGTNATYVLNITNNGSDPDTYTLLVTNASSASVALLNISSPTSTLGSGQSLILALNVTNTSSGTFLVNVTATSSSDATKFAYVNTTTTVNAVRAVNLTVNPSEQATSTGTNATYLLNLTNNGTDADTYTLVVTNANNASTALLNTSLSQSLNAGQSLILALNVTNSSAGSGTFNVNVSATSSDPTKFAFVNTTTTVNAVRAANLTVNPGEQATSTGTNATYILNLTNNGTDADTYTLLVTNSSSASVALLNISSPTSTLSPGQSLIFALNVTNASLGTFLVNVTATSSNDATKFGYVNTTTTVNAVRAVSLTVNTAAQTTSAGTNATYVLNLTNNGTDADTYTLLVTNSSSASVALLNISSPTSMLSPGQSLIFALNVTNTSSGTFKVNVTATSSSDATKFAYVNTTTTVNAVRAVSLSIDAPSKDTDAGVNATYVLNLTNNGSDPDSYALLVTNASNASVAALNISSPTSTLSPGQSLIFALNVTNTSSGTFKVNVTAISQGNNSKFASVNTTTVMGAIRGVSLSIDAPSKSTDAGVNATYVLNLTNNGTDADTYTLLVTNSSSASVALLNISSPTSTLGSGQSLIFALNVTNTSSGNFSVNVTATSSINATKFAYVNTTTAVNAVRAVSLTINTTAQTTSAGTNATYILNLTNNGTDADTYTLIVTNANSASTALLNTSLSQSLNAGQSVIFALNVTNTSSGTFLVNVTATSGNDATKFAYVNTTTIVNAVPTYIPPTPTDLSSTQGNFWINYTWSAGSGSVTDSYNVSVNGTWHNGTNSTYYNNSGLAPHGWSNISVYSFNNSGTGTLNSTAVSQNTRVPNNVPVQASIGNKNVYENETLSFTVSATDADGDTMTFGTNASKGSLNTTTGLFTWTPTFGDSGIYVWYFNSSDGYEGIATETITVTVNNIPLTITSRSPGTDPTTIVDTGQTFTVNLNRSANVTWYINGISVQGNTSITSASYTNLTSGVGVHNLTAMVSDAFDTTPTMWNWTVTAFPTHMPPTPSNLTSSTGYYFVNHSWQAGDGNVTDSYNVSVNGTWQNDTTGTYYNNSGLSAHGWSNISVYSFNTSGTGALNETPVTANTQVPNNVPVLTPIVDKVVTAGIWLNFTVVATDADGDPLTYGTNATRGALDPASGNFNWSTTGSDVGTYVWYFSSSDTYGGVASGTITVTVTAAPTYLPPSPVNLASTTGNFYVNHTWNAGSGNVTHSYKVSVNGTFQNIGLNWSAGIPVGVGILALTYAGNGTVIAGDYSNGNIYRSTDYGQTWGAGISVGSSIGGLTYTGNGVIIAADSNNGNIYRSTDYGQTWSAGIPVGSAIFELTYAENGTVIAADSNNGNIYRSTDYGQTWSAGIPVGSVYYASTYAGNGTVIAGDYANGNIYRSTDYGQTWSAGIPVGSSIGVITYAGNGIVFAADSNNGNIYRSTDYGQTWSAGIPVGSVIFALTYAGNGIVIAGEDSDGDIYRSTDYGQTWSADILVGSGIDGIIYIGNGIVIAGDYKNGNIYRSDPTYTTHTYYNNSGLSAHGWSNISVYSFNNSGTGTLNETPVTANTQVPNNPVSIGNVSSSYTLTAGDMLSIYPTSSDLDGDTPTFASNFTNGTFYANNGTLFWTTTGSDEGIHSWQINVTDGYGSVSFANFTVTVTAVLAPNITSWGNNKTNNESLTLTLNNSEGIRFNATANQSITTWTWFQDDVNQNNNYDNFSTSLTGGNHTIKVNATNGNGVSNTITWIVTITPTPTISPVITGFAPSSPVIDIVGATRTFNITVNQTVNVTWYVNGTQAQTNTSVTNAGYTNASAGLGVWNVTATAANSNGVVSQVWIWNVTAAPSGAPNITSFAPSSPVNDIVGVTRIFNITVNQTVNVTWYINGTQAQTNISVTDASYTNTSAVLGVWNISANAANSNGVVSQAWIWNVTAAPTGTPNITSFAPASPVNDIVGATRTFNIIVNQIVNITWYINGTQVQTSMSVTGASYTNTSAVLGVWNITATATNSNGVVSQVWMWNVAAAPTPAPTRKSVTGGGGGGGGGEGAKSSEPPINIESFELAEQYLGANTPASYIFTTPNLVISEVLITPARNFGTTSIRIETLKNLSNREGMTPPPGIVYKYVNIWVGAGDIDSPDSIIDAFIGFEVDRGWLAQNNLEENNIRLLRWDGSKWNSLDTQPTSSDETFAYYYSRTNAFSPFAIVALPLYPSATAQAGETPITEAPMQELIKQLAVERVSWLWMYALIALILISLALYKLSKYQKKAIKVYEAVAIKPENADAWYGKGAELQEIGKYEEAIKSYDKAIEINPEYSNAWNNKGFALYELGKYEEAAKAYDKAREIIHRSRQSDEDSL